In a genomic window of Saccharothrix sp. HUAS TT1:
- a CDS encoding carbohydrate ABC transporter permease, whose amino-acid sequence MTALDDHRVGRGSFPVGKVLGYAALVVAAAALLLPFFWMVSSSLKTSNTVFTNPVTWLPDVPRWRNYLEIWRVSDMLVWLRNTVVLSVVVTFLQLFTGSFAAYGFAKARFPGRNLLFVLYIGTIAVPWQAYMIPQFIFMSEIGLTDTLWSIIALQAFGAFGVFLMRQYYATIPDELCEAARVDGLSEYGIYFRIVLPLSVPALASLALLTLVTTWNDYLGPLIYLRDPDLWTIQLGLKTFVSEYSAEHALIMTGSVLSVLPVAIVFLLGQKYFVQGIATSGMKG is encoded by the coding sequence ATGACCGCGCTGGACGACCACCGCGTCGGCAGGGGTTCGTTCCCGGTCGGCAAGGTGCTGGGCTACGCGGCGCTCGTCGTGGCGGCGGCCGCGTTGCTGCTGCCGTTCTTCTGGATGGTCTCCTCGTCGCTGAAGACCTCCAACACCGTCTTCACCAACCCGGTCACGTGGTTGCCGGACGTGCCGCGGTGGCGCAACTACCTGGAGATCTGGCGCGTCTCCGACATGCTGGTGTGGTTGAGGAACACCGTCGTGCTGTCGGTCGTGGTCACGTTCCTGCAGCTGTTCACCGGCAGCTTCGCCGCCTACGGGTTCGCCAAGGCCCGCTTCCCCGGCCGCAACCTGCTGTTCGTGCTCTACATCGGCACGATCGCCGTGCCGTGGCAGGCGTACATGATCCCGCAGTTCATCTTCATGTCCGAGATCGGCCTGACCGACACGCTCTGGTCGATCATCGCGCTCCAGGCGTTCGGCGCCTTCGGCGTGTTCCTGATGCGCCAGTACTACGCCACGATCCCCGACGAGCTGTGCGAGGCCGCCCGCGTGGACGGCCTGAGCGAGTACGGCATCTACTTCCGGATCGTGCTGCCGCTGTCGGTGCCGGCGCTGGCCAGCCTGGCGCTGCTGACGCTCGTGACGACGTGGAACGACTACCTCGGGCCGCTGATCTACCTGCGCGACCCCGACCTGTGGACGATCCAGCTCGGCCTCAAGACGTTCGTCAGCGAGTACAGCGCCGAGCACGCGTTGATCATGACCGGGTCGGTGCTGTCCGTGCTGCCCGTCGCGATCGTGTTCCTGCTCGGCCAGAAGTACTTCGTCCAGGGCATCGCCACCAGCGGCATGAAGGGTTGA
- a CDS encoding carbohydrate ABC transporter permease — protein MSTTTVGDPPASAVRAKRWHKARRSLEGVSFILPNFLGFGLLTLGPVVALFYISFTNWNVFGTAKWIGLDNFTRLLADKSFHRALLNTLYYSALHIPLTLVLSLGLALLLNRELRGVAFFRTAAFFPYITSIVAIAIAWNLLFSKDAGPLNQILGLFGVDDPPGWTASSDWAMPAVIIVGVWREMGYYMLLFLAGLQTVPPELHEAARIDGATAWQRFRNVTLPCLRPTTFFVTVMLTIGSFKVFDLILVMTNGGPGQSTLVLSQYIYQKGLVENRFGYASAISVVLFALCMLVTVVQFAVNRRRAA, from the coding sequence ATGAGCACCACGACGGTCGGCGACCCACCCGCGAGCGCGGTCCGCGCGAAGCGGTGGCACAAGGCGCGCCGGTCGCTGGAGGGCGTGTCCTTCATCCTGCCGAACTTCCTCGGGTTCGGCCTGCTGACCCTGGGCCCGGTCGTCGCGCTGTTCTACATCTCGTTCACCAACTGGAACGTGTTCGGCACGGCCAAGTGGATCGGCCTGGACAACTTCACCCGCCTGCTGGCCGACAAGAGCTTCCACCGGGCGCTGCTCAACACCCTGTACTACTCGGCGCTGCACATCCCGCTCACGCTGGTGCTGTCGCTGGGCCTGGCCCTGCTGCTCAACCGCGAGCTGCGCGGCGTGGCCTTCTTCCGCACCGCCGCGTTCTTCCCCTACATCACCTCGATCGTGGCCATCGCGATCGCGTGGAACCTGCTGTTCAGCAAGGACGCCGGTCCGCTGAACCAGATCCTCGGCCTGTTCGGGGTGGACGACCCGCCCGGCTGGACCGCGTCGTCGGACTGGGCCATGCCCGCGGTGATCATCGTCGGCGTGTGGCGGGAGATGGGCTACTACATGCTGCTGTTCCTGGCCGGGCTGCAGACCGTGCCGCCCGAGCTGCACGAGGCCGCGCGCATCGACGGCGCCACCGCCTGGCAGCGCTTCCGCAACGTGACCCTGCCGTGCCTGCGCCCCACCACGTTCTTCGTCACCGTGATGCTCACCATCGGCAGCTTCAAGGTGTTCGACCTGATCCTGGTGATGACCAACGGCGGGCCCGGCCAGTCCACGCTGGTGCTGTCGCAGTACATCTACCAGAAGGGCCTGGTGGAGAACCGGTTCGGCTACGCCTCCGCGATCTCCGTCGTGCTGTTCGCGCTCTGCATGCTGGTCACCGTCGTGCAGTTCGCCGTCAACCGCAGGAGGGCCGCATGA
- a CDS encoding anion permease, whose product MPFRVIVACAPALAAGTCSGGLRFMRTLGRRIFHPTPPHGFAAELSASSVLHLTVFAFHAPIFTTHVITSAVMGVGATTRRSAVRWSVAADIAKGWVLTLPGSAAVAAATCGVVALL is encoded by the coding sequence GTGCCGTTCCGGGTGATCGTGGCCTGCGCGCCGGCGCTGGCGGCGGGCACCTGCTCGGGCGGGCTGCGGTTCATGCGCACGCTGGGCAGGCGGATCTTCCACCCGACCCCGCCGCACGGCTTCGCCGCCGAGCTGTCCGCGTCCTCGGTGCTGCACCTGACCGTGTTCGCGTTCCACGCGCCGATCTTCACCACGCACGTGATCACGTCGGCCGTGATGGGCGTCGGCGCGACCACCCGCCGCTCCGCGGTGCGCTGGTCGGTGGCCGCCGACATCGCCAAGGGCTGGGTGCTGACCCTGCCCGGCTCGGCCGCCGTCGCCGCCGCCACCTGCGGCGTGGTGGCGCTGCTCTGA
- a CDS encoding AbfB domain-containing protein — MHRFVAPVAAVLAVLGGLAAVAPASAAVVPKTPPLSTPWTGQVSTTNPLPEYPRPQMTRPDWQSLNGEWQFLNPATDGAGNVNRYAAPPLGQTLPERVLVPYPIESALSGIMRNDNRDLMFYRRTFTVPQSWAGRRVQLHFGAVDYEATVWVNGAQVTTHKGGYDRFEVDITPQLNGGTNEIVVRVYDPTDGRGEKQPIGKQTNNASGIFYTPSSGIWQTVWLEPTAASSIYSVDVHPNLANNTARVRVFTRGDVTGHTVLAEAMAGSTVVGSASGGFTEFSVPVPNARRWSPDDPYLYNLRVSLRNASGGAVDQVVNYFGMREVGKKVVDGVLRPTLNGEFVFQVGTLDQGFWPDGLYTAPTDAALAFDLQKHKDLGFNMVRKHIKVEPARWYYHADRLGLLVWQDVPSTQAFDANRTPAQIAQFETEAREIVDEHRFSPAVIAYVPFNEGWGEWNLAETQRVTTSLENHDPTRLMNAHSGYNCCASKGDPGTGDMIDWHVYTGPDAPRPSASRFSVLGEFGGIGLRNPGHEYSPNGQFFAYEQVFSTAQLNDRYTGMVRDVQQLMTTKGVSAYIYTEITDVEGEYNGLFTYDRRVQKVDTNQVRAAHAGLINASRNLNSPVRLTPGHVRSFRVTTPGYTDRYLRHANSAGRTDVIGAGSADGARQDASFRTVTGLADARCHSFESVNQPGRYLRHADSRVRLDANTGGSFAADATWCARPGLAAGGTSFESLNFPGAYLRHYAENAYLARSGGPNPWDSATGFAADATWNAADPALWRSSVLLATNVRQSLRVTTWGHTDKYLRHAGSLAYTEVVSSGSSALLKADATYTVRRGLADSSCYSFESVNFPGQFLRHADSRVRNSPDDGSALFRADATFCARPGVGGAGVTFESINQPGWFLRHYESQVFISSGGDAGFNRPQTLTADSSWALAAPWAP; from the coding sequence ATGCACCGATTCGTCGCCCCCGTGGCGGCCGTGCTGGCCGTGCTCGGCGGTCTCGCCGCCGTCGCGCCCGCCTCGGCCGCCGTCGTGCCGAAGACGCCGCCGCTGTCCACGCCGTGGACCGGCCAGGTGTCCACCACCAACCCCCTGCCGGAGTACCCCCGCCCGCAGATGACCCGTCCGGACTGGCAGTCGCTCAACGGCGAGTGGCAGTTCCTCAACCCCGCCACCGACGGCGCGGGCAACGTCAACCGGTACGCGGCGCCGCCGCTCGGCCAGACCCTGCCCGAGCGCGTCCTGGTGCCTTACCCGATCGAGTCGGCGCTGTCCGGCATCATGCGCAACGACAACCGCGACCTGATGTTCTACCGCCGCACGTTCACCGTCCCGCAGTCCTGGGCCGGGCGGCGCGTGCAGCTGCACTTCGGCGCGGTCGACTACGAGGCCACGGTCTGGGTCAACGGCGCCCAGGTCACCACGCACAAGGGTGGCTACGACCGGTTCGAGGTCGACATCACGCCGCAGCTCAACGGCGGCACGAACGAGATCGTGGTGCGCGTGTACGACCCGACCGACGGCCGGGGCGAGAAGCAGCCGATCGGCAAGCAGACCAACAACGCGAGCGGCATCTTCTACACGCCGTCGTCGGGCATCTGGCAGACCGTCTGGCTGGAGCCGACGGCGGCGTCCTCGATCTACTCCGTGGACGTCCACCCGAACCTGGCGAACAACACCGCCCGGGTCCGGGTCTTCACCCGCGGCGACGTCACCGGCCACACCGTGCTGGCCGAGGCGATGGCCGGCTCCACCGTCGTGGGCAGCGCCAGCGGCGGGTTCACCGAGTTCTCGGTGCCGGTGCCCAACGCCCGGCGGTGGTCGCCCGACGACCCGTACCTGTACAACCTGCGCGTGTCGCTGCGCAACGCCTCCGGCGGCGCCGTCGACCAGGTGGTGAACTACTTCGGCATGCGCGAGGTGGGCAAGAAGGTGGTCGACGGCGTCCTGCGGCCGACCCTGAACGGCGAGTTCGTGTTCCAGGTCGGCACGCTGGACCAGGGCTTCTGGCCGGACGGCCTCTACACCGCGCCGACCGACGCGGCGCTGGCGTTCGACCTGCAGAAGCACAAGGACCTCGGCTTCAACATGGTCCGCAAGCACATCAAGGTGGAACCGGCCCGCTGGTACTACCACGCCGACCGGCTCGGCCTGCTGGTGTGGCAGGACGTCCCGTCCACGCAGGCGTTCGACGCCAACCGGACGCCGGCGCAGATCGCCCAGTTCGAGACCGAGGCCCGCGAGATCGTCGACGAGCACCGGTTCTCCCCGGCCGTGATCGCCTACGTGCCGTTCAACGAGGGCTGGGGCGAGTGGAACCTCGCCGAGACCCAGCGCGTCACCACGAGCCTGGAGAACCACGACCCGACCCGGTTGATGAACGCGCACAGCGGCTACAACTGCTGCGCCTCCAAGGGCGACCCCGGGACCGGCGACATGATCGACTGGCACGTCTACACCGGGCCCGACGCGCCGCGGCCCTCGGCGTCGCGGTTCTCCGTGCTGGGCGAGTTCGGCGGGATCGGGCTGCGCAACCCCGGTCACGAGTACAGCCCCAACGGCCAGTTCTTCGCCTACGAGCAGGTCTTCAGCACCGCGCAGCTCAACGACCGCTACACCGGCATGGTCCGCGACGTGCAGCAGTTGATGACCACCAAGGGCGTCTCCGCGTACATCTACACGGAGATCACCGACGTCGAGGGCGAGTACAACGGCCTGTTCACCTACGACCGGCGCGTGCAGAAGGTGGACACCAACCAGGTCCGCGCCGCGCACGCCGGGCTGATCAACGCCTCGCGCAACCTGAACTCGCCGGTGCGCCTCACCCCCGGGCACGTCCGGTCGTTCCGGGTGACCACGCCCGGCTACACCGACCGGTACCTGCGGCACGCCAACTCCGCCGGCCGCACCGACGTGATCGGCGCCGGGAGCGCGGACGGCGCCCGGCAGGACGCGTCGTTCCGGACCGTCACCGGGCTGGCCGACGCGCGCTGCCACTCGTTCGAGTCGGTCAACCAGCCGGGCCGCTACCTGCGGCACGCCGACAGCCGGGTGCGGCTGGACGCGAACACCGGCGGCTCGTTCGCCGCGGACGCCACCTGGTGCGCGCGGCCGGGCCTGGCGGCGGGCGGCACGTCGTTCGAGTCGCTGAACTTCCCGGGCGCCTACCTGCGCCACTACGCCGAGAACGCCTACCTGGCCCGCAGCGGCGGACCGAACCCCTGGGACTCGGCGACCGGCTTCGCCGCCGACGCCACCTGGAACGCGGCCGACCCGGCGCTGTGGCGCAGCTCCGTGCTGCTGGCCACGAACGTGCGCCAGTCGTTGCGGGTCACGACGTGGGGCCACACCGACAAGTACCTGCGGCACGCCGGCAGCCTGGCCTACACGGAAGTGGTGAGCAGCGGCAGCAGCGCGTTGCTCAAGGCCGACGCCACCTACACGGTCCGGCGCGGTCTGGCCGACTCGTCCTGCTACTCGTTCGAGTCGGTCAACTTCCCGGGCCAGTTCCTGCGGCACGCCGACAGCCGGGTGCGCAACTCGCCCGACGACGGCTCGGCGCTGTTCCGGGCCGATGCCACGTTCTGCGCGCGGCCGGGTGTCGGCGGCGCCGGCGTGACGTTCGAGTCGATCAACCAGCCGGGGTGGTTCCTGCGGCACTACGAGTCGCAGGTCTTCATCTCGTCGGGCGGTGATGCGGGCTTCAACCGGCCGCAGACCCTCACCGCCGACAGCAGTTGGGCGCTGGCCGCGCCCTGGGCGCCGTAA
- a CDS encoding BNR repeat-containing protein: MTAPRVTLVSDTELDASALFFVSYDGVVNNNFFQQDALLTHAGLQYATWYTASRHAVVARRPLDGPWEHVPLPHRLRADDSHNVISLGISPTDGALHVAMDTHDNRIFYTRSAPDVATRPWTPSVFGEVRRTLGGLDLGDITYPQFLVTPEGALQLSYRTGRSGDGVNELAEHTGGRWHALGAWSSATGDYRAPNGAVSTTRNMYLHGLVYDRRGRLHTAFTWREGDAAVLRDRGGLANHDTGYLYSDDRGRTWHDDTGATSGTTGGEPVGVSSPGIVVDPLGPDHGLMNQESLAVDSTGAPHVLISYVPDHRVTDYPRDRARHGRVFHLRRGPGGWIKQQVPVPPGSTQRTKLVLDHADNAHLVMPRGRIVTASRAAGWTDWTTAFDPAPLRAFGEVNVDTSRVAVDGVLSVQYQRTSTGATPSPIRVADFRLG, translated from the coding sequence GTGACCGCCCCTCGGGTGACCCTGGTGTCGGACACGGAGTTGGACGCGTCCGCGTTGTTCTTCGTGTCCTACGACGGCGTGGTGAACAACAACTTCTTCCAGCAGGACGCGCTGCTCACCCACGCCGGGCTCCAGTACGCCACCTGGTACACCGCCAGTCGGCACGCCGTCGTGGCCCGCCGACCGCTCGACGGGCCGTGGGAGCACGTCCCGCTGCCCCACCGCCTGCGGGCCGACGACTCCCACAACGTGATCTCGCTGGGAATCTCGCCGACCGACGGCGCCCTGCACGTCGCCATGGACACCCACGACAACCGGATCTTCTACACCCGGTCCGCGCCGGACGTGGCGACGCGGCCGTGGACGCCCTCGGTCTTCGGGGAGGTGCGGCGCACCCTGGGCGGGCTCGACCTCGGCGACATCACCTACCCGCAGTTCCTCGTCACGCCCGAGGGGGCGTTGCAGCTCAGCTACCGCACCGGCCGCTCGGGTGACGGCGTCAACGAACTCGCCGAGCACACCGGCGGCCGGTGGCACGCGCTCGGCGCGTGGTCCTCCGCCACCGGCGACTACCGCGCGCCCAACGGGGCGGTGTCCACCACCCGCAACATGTACCTGCACGGCCTGGTCTACGACCGGCGCGGACGCCTGCACACCGCGTTCACCTGGCGCGAGGGCGACGCCGCCGTGCTGCGCGACCGCGGCGGCCTCGCCAACCACGACACCGGCTACCTCTACAGCGACGACCGGGGCCGCACCTGGCACGACGACACCGGCGCGACCTCGGGGACCACCGGGGGCGAGCCGGTGGGCGTGTCCTCCCCCGGGATCGTCGTCGACCCGCTCGGGCCGGACCACGGGTTGATGAACCAGGAGAGCCTGGCCGTCGACTCCACCGGCGCGCCGCACGTGCTGATCAGCTACGTCCCCGACCACCGCGTCACGGACTACCCGCGCGACCGCGCGCGGCACGGCCGGGTGTTCCACCTCCGGCGCGGCCCGGGCGGCTGGATCAAGCAGCAGGTCCCGGTCCCGCCCGGCAGCACTCAGCGCACCAAGCTGGTCCTCGACCACGCCGACAACGCCCACCTCGTCATGCCGAGGGGCCGGATCGTCACGGCGAGCCGGGCCGCCGGGTGGACCGACTGGACGACCGCCTTCGACCCCGCGCCGCTGCGCGCGTTCGGGGAGGTCAACGTCGACACCTCGCGCGTCGCCGTGGACGGCGTCCTGTCGGTGCAGTACCAGCGGACCTCCACCGGCGCCACGCCGTCACCGATCCGGGTGGCCGACTTCCGCCTCGGCTGA
- a CDS encoding glycoside hydrolase family 88 protein has protein sequence MSAEADRAVPVTTDVLDAAWTAAVATVRGNLADFAAWYPDDTTTAGVYRPRTARDGRPEGSNVGWTTGFWPGMLWLTWEGTRDDDVLGAARDQVDAFADRVADGVDLDTHDLGFLYTLSCVTPARLFDHPRARRAALDAADHLMTRFLEPAGIVQAWGDLTDPLQRGRTIIDSLMNMPLLYWAAETTGSARYAEAAVRHTEQLERHIIRPDGTTFHTYYWDADSGEPLKGTTEQGHEDGSCWARGQAWGVYGFALAHRHTGRRAFLDAARRCADRFLTRLPEDRVAYWDLVFTDGSDQERDSSAAAIAVCALDELADQLGGDTAAPRYRAEGDAILASLATGYSTAHDGTSNALLLHGVYDKPKNVGVDEGNLWGDYFYLEALLRRRRPDWRSPW, from the coding sequence GTGTCCGCGGAAGCCGACCGCGCCGTGCCCGTCACCACCGACGTCCTGGACGCGGCCTGGACCGCCGCCGTGGCGACGGTGCGCGGCAACCTCGCCGACTTCGCCGCCTGGTACCCCGACGACACCACCACCGCGGGTGTCTACCGGCCGCGCACCGCCCGTGACGGCCGGCCGGAGGGCTCCAACGTCGGGTGGACCACCGGCTTCTGGCCGGGGATGCTCTGGCTGACCTGGGAGGGCACCCGCGACGACGACGTGCTGGGCGCCGCCCGCGACCAGGTCGACGCCTTCGCCGACCGCGTCGCCGACGGCGTCGACCTCGACACCCACGACCTGGGCTTCCTCTACACGCTCTCGTGCGTGACGCCGGCGCGGCTGTTCGACCACCCGCGCGCCCGCCGCGCCGCCCTGGACGCCGCCGACCACCTGATGACCCGGTTCCTGGAACCGGCGGGCATCGTGCAGGCGTGGGGCGACCTCACCGACCCGCTGCAACGCGGTCGCACGATCATCGACAGCCTGATGAACATGCCGCTGCTGTACTGGGCGGCCGAGACCACCGGTTCCGCGCGCTACGCCGAGGCCGCCGTCCGGCACACCGAACAGCTCGAACGCCACATCATCCGCCCGGACGGCACCACGTTCCACACCTACTACTGGGACGCCGACAGCGGCGAACCGCTCAAGGGCACCACCGAGCAGGGCCACGAGGACGGCTCGTGCTGGGCCCGCGGGCAGGCGTGGGGCGTCTACGGCTTCGCCCTGGCCCACCGCCACACCGGACGACGCGCGTTCCTCGACGCCGCCCGGCGGTGCGCCGACCGCTTCCTGACCCGACTGCCCGAGGACCGGGTCGCCTACTGGGACCTGGTCTTCACCGACGGCAGCGACCAGGAACGCGACTCCTCGGCCGCCGCCATCGCCGTCTGCGCGCTCGACGAGCTGGCCGACCAGCTCGGCGGCGACACCGCCGCGCCGCGCTACCGCGCCGAGGGCGACGCCATCCTGGCCAGCCTGGCGACCGGCTACTCCACCGCGCACGACGGCACGTCCAACGCCCTGCTGCTGCACGGCGTCTACGACAAGCCCAAGAACGTCGGCGTGGACGAGGGCAACCTGTGGGGCGACTACTTCTACCTGGAGGCGCTGCTCCGCCGACGTCGGCCCGACTGGCGGAGCCCCTGGTGA
- a CDS encoding ABC transporter permease, whose amino-acid sequence MTVVDAKARRASWVSVLQRQGATVALVLMVVVAWLSFPRFGSLDNVRDIALQSSFLAVVALGMTFVIITGGIDLSVGSVYALGGVLAAYGSQWGFLAALLLPLVVCGLIGLLNGVLVARTGMAPFIVTLATLLFARGLLLAITSEGATTYRIADGSAFLELGRGTLFGFGYPVFVALALAVAGGVLLRRTAFGQSVFAVGGAEHSALLMGLPVARTKVLVYVMSGLLSGLAGAMTAAYLQSGVTVIGVGLELDAIAAVVIGGTLLTGGLGTVLGTVIGVALRTVIQNVINQIGTLDSNYQSVVSGAFLLVVVVLQRSLAKAPDR is encoded by the coding sequence CGCTGGTGCTGATGGTGGTCGTGGCGTGGCTGTCGTTCCCCCGGTTCGGCAGCCTCGACAACGTGCGCGACATCGCGTTGCAGAGCTCGTTCCTGGCGGTCGTGGCCCTCGGGATGACGTTCGTCATCATCACCGGCGGCATCGACCTGTCGGTGGGCTCGGTCTACGCGCTGGGCGGCGTGCTGGCCGCGTACGGGTCGCAGTGGGGCTTCCTCGCCGCCCTGCTGCTGCCGCTGGTGGTGTGCGGGCTGATCGGCCTGCTCAACGGGGTGCTGGTGGCGCGGACCGGGATGGCGCCGTTCATCGTCACCCTGGCCACCCTGCTGTTCGCCCGGGGCCTGCTGCTGGCGATCACCTCCGAGGGCGCCACCACCTACCGGATCGCCGACGGCTCGGCGTTCCTCGAACTGGGCCGGGGCACGCTGTTCGGCTTCGGCTACCCGGTGTTCGTCGCGCTGGCCCTGGCCGTCGCGGGCGGCGTGCTGCTGCGCCGCACCGCGTTCGGCCAGTCGGTGTTCGCGGTCGGCGGCGCGGAGCACTCCGCGCTGCTGATGGGCCTGCCGGTGGCCCGGACCAAGGTCCTCGTGTATGTGATGTCGGGCTTGCTGTCCGGCCTCGCGGGCGCGATGACGGCGGCCTACCTCCAGTCGGGGGTGACCGTCATCGGCGTCGGCCTGGAGCTGGACGCCATCGCCGCGGTCGTCATCGGCGGCACCCTGCTGACCGGCGGCCTCGGCACCGTGCTGGGCACGGTCATCGGCGTGGCGCTGCGGACCGTGATCCAGAACGTGATCAACCAGATCGGCACGCTGGACAGCAACTACCAGTCCGTGGTCAGCGGCGCGTTCCTGCTGGTGGTGGTCGTGCTCCAGCGCTCGCTGGCCAAGGCGCCAGACAGATAG
- a CDS encoding family 43 glycosylhydrolase, producing MSTASLPWFTGAVLAGLLVAAPPPPAVAAAAPDLPTAVAGNPFTDGWYADPDVAVYGDRYWVFPTTSKTYAEQTYLDAFSSTDLVRWTKHPNVLTVANVSWAKYAVWAPAPITRNGKYYLYFAANDIQDNSQLGGIGVAVADRPEGPYRDAIGRPLVSQFHNGAQPIDQDVFIDDDGQAYMYYGGHSHANVVKLNADMTSIGTFPDGSTYKEITPSGYVEGPQMFKRNGRYYLMWSEGGWTGPDYSVSYAISDSPTGPFAKLDKVLAQDPAVARGSGHNSVINVPGTDTWYVVYHRRPLSETDGNHRQLAYDRMHFNADGTIRRVAMRVQDDFSDDNALGWKTYGGTWTATGGQYRTGSSAGGKALLDTNFADFTQDTAVTVTSGGGDAGLVFRATRPAVGADSYAGYYAGISPAGRVVLGRADNSWTQLGSAPLTVTPGVAHRMRVTAVGTSIKVFVDDMATPRISVTDAAHSSGANGVRVYNAAAAFDDLSVQPATAGGTNLAQGRPATGSTPCSPTEGPEKAVNGTVNGGNSDKFCSSAAGPWLRVDLGATRSISRFEVAHAQAGGEQAAFNTRAFTLSVSDDGVTWRRVVQVADNTAATSAHPVTGVSGRYARLDVTTATNGADAAARVYELRVFG from the coding sequence ATGTCGACCGCTTCCCTGCCCTGGTTCACCGGCGCAGTCCTCGCCGGGCTGCTCGTCGCCGCGCCGCCACCCCCCGCGGTGGCGGCCGCGGCGCCCGACCTGCCGACCGCTGTGGCCGGCAACCCGTTCACCGACGGGTGGTACGCAGACCCGGACGTCGCGGTGTACGGCGACCGGTACTGGGTGTTCCCGACCACCTCGAAGACCTACGCCGAGCAGACCTACCTCGACGCGTTCTCCTCCACCGACCTGGTGCGCTGGACCAAGCACCCCAACGTGCTCACCGTGGCGAACGTCTCGTGGGCGAAGTACGCGGTGTGGGCGCCCGCCCCCATCACCCGCAACGGCAAGTACTACCTGTACTTCGCCGCCAACGACATCCAGGACAACTCGCAGCTCGGCGGCATCGGCGTGGCCGTCGCCGACCGGCCCGAGGGCCCGTACCGCGACGCCATCGGCCGCCCGCTCGTCTCGCAGTTCCACAACGGCGCGCAGCCCATCGACCAGGACGTCTTCATCGACGACGACGGTCAGGCGTACATGTACTACGGCGGCCACAGCCACGCCAACGTGGTCAAGCTCAACGCCGACATGACGAGCATCGGCACGTTCCCGGACGGCAGCACCTACAAGGAGATCACGCCGTCGGGCTACGTCGAGGGCCCGCAGATGTTCAAGCGGAACGGCAGGTACTACCTGATGTGGTCCGAGGGCGGCTGGACCGGCCCGGACTACTCGGTGTCCTACGCGATCTCCGACTCGCCGACCGGGCCGTTCGCCAAGCTCGACAAGGTGCTCGCGCAGGACCCGGCGGTGGCGCGCGGCTCGGGGCACAACTCGGTGATCAACGTGCCGGGCACCGACACCTGGTACGTCGTCTACCACCGCCGGCCGCTGAGCGAGACCGACGGCAACCACCGCCAGCTCGCCTACGACCGCATGCACTTCAACGCCGACGGCACGATCCGCCGGGTCGCCATGCGGGTCCAGGACGACTTCTCCGACGACAACGCCCTGGGCTGGAAGACCTACGGCGGCACGTGGACGGCCACCGGCGGGCAGTACCGCACGGGCTCGTCGGCCGGCGGCAAGGCGCTGCTGGACACCAACTTCGCCGACTTCACCCAGGACACCGCCGTCACGGTCACGTCCGGCGGCGGTGACGCGGGCCTGGTCTTCCGCGCCACCAGGCCGGCGGTCGGCGCCGACAGCTACGCCGGCTACTACGCGGGCATCAGCCCCGCCGGGCGGGTGGTCCTCGGCCGGGCGGACAACTCCTGGACCCAGCTGGGCTCCGCGCCGCTGACCGTCACCCCTGGCGTCGCGCACCGGATGCGGGTCACCGCCGTGGGCACGTCGATCAAGGTGTTCGTGGACGACATGGCCACGCCCAGGATCAGCGTCACCGACGCCGCCCACAGCAGCGGCGCGAACGGCGTGCGGGTGTACAACGCCGCCGCGGCGTTCGACGACCTGTCCGTCCAACCGGCCACCGCGGGCGGGACCAACCTGGCGCAGGGGCGGCCTGCCACCGGCTCGACGCCCTGCTCGCCGACCGAGGGCCCCGAGAAGGCGGTCAACGGCACGGTGAACGGCGGCAACTCCGACAAGTTCTGCTCCAGCGCGGCCGGTCCGTGGCTGCGCGTCGACCTCGGCGCGACCAGGTCGATCAGCCGGTTCGAGGTCGCCCACGCCCAAGCGGGTGGCGAGCAGGCCGCGTTCAACACCAGGGCGTTCACCCTGTCGGTGTCGGACGACGGCGTGACCTGGCGGCGGGTCGTCCAGGTCGCCGACAACACCGCGGCCACCAGCGCGCACCCGGTCACCGGCGTGTCCGGCCGGTACGCGCGACTGGACGTGACCACCGCCACGAACGGGGCCGACGCCGCCGCGCGCGTCTACGAGCTCCGGGTGTTCGGCTGA
- a CDS encoding DUF3040 domain-containing protein — protein MGAAAGHDEQRLLDEIERELTATDPALAVALSTLSPVRRPVWQWMALAVTGLALLLLGWLLGVSALVVLGTGCAFGGSVVAVWQTLGGGAHDG, from the coding sequence ATGGGAGCGGCAGCGGGCCACGACGAGCAGCGACTCCTGGACGAGATCGAGCGCGAGCTGACCGCCACCGACCCGGCGCTGGCCGTGGCGCTGAGCACGCTGTCACCGGTGCGGCGACCGGTGTGGCAGTGGATGGCGCTGGCCGTCACCGGCCTCGCCCTGCTGCTGCTCGGCTGGCTGCTGGGCGTGTCGGCGCTGGTGGTGCTGGGCACCGGGTGCGCGTTCGGCGGCTCGGTGGTGGCGGTGTGGCAGACGTTGGGCGGGGGCGCGCACGACGGGTGA